Proteins from one Bradyrhizobium amphicarpaeae genomic window:
- the flgA gene encoding flagellar basal body P-ring formation chaperone FlgA translates to MIRTTLATLSVLLALALPAAAADDFIASPTLRASVTVTSDVVRVGDLIENAGSAAQIPVYRSPDLGTTGTLTVGQVLSVLRAKQVIGVMTGDLKEVQVTRLARTLANKDLETAVASALERRFGLGDAANITVTFDRGVAEMRLDASNSGALQPVATRFDARSGRFDIAFEIANDSSPVPTKLRFTGNAVETVEVAVLTRDIDRLDLLKSSDIVLERRPKAEVTGEPASRDRSIGMQLRRPMRAGTPLRAADMVKPDLVVRDQSVTIIYKVPGLYLTSRGKAIESGAEGDTVSVLNVQSKRTLTGTVTGRGQVTIEGASQSAPMAPAVEQTSSLKRDEAPAPVDTAALLRSLVQAPASPAQIAEAQIPQARASQAQAK, encoded by the coding sequence ATGATCCGCACCACCCTCGCCACCCTCTCCGTCCTGCTCGCGCTGGCCTTGCCGGCAGCGGCCGCGGACGATTTCATCGCCTCGCCGACGCTGCGCGCCAGCGTCACCGTGACGTCGGACGTCGTGCGGGTCGGCGATCTCATCGAAAATGCCGGATCGGCCGCGCAGATCCCGGTCTACCGCTCGCCCGACCTCGGCACGACAGGCACGCTGACGGTCGGCCAGGTGCTGTCGGTGCTCCGCGCCAAGCAGGTGATCGGCGTCATGACCGGCGACCTCAAGGAGGTCCAGGTCACCCGCCTCGCCCGTACGCTGGCGAACAAGGATCTCGAAACCGCGGTCGCCTCGGCGCTCGAGCGCCGCTTCGGCCTCGGGGACGCCGCCAACATCACCGTCACCTTCGACCGCGGCGTCGCCGAGATGCGGCTGGATGCCTCCAACTCCGGCGCGCTGCAGCCGGTCGCAACCCGCTTCGATGCCCGCAGCGGCCGGTTCGACATCGCCTTCGAGATTGCCAACGACAGCAGCCCGGTCCCGACCAAGCTGCGCTTCACCGGTAACGCGGTCGAGACGGTGGAAGTGGCCGTGCTGACGCGCGACATCGACCGTCTCGATCTGCTGAAATCCTCCGACATCGTGTTGGAGCGCCGGCCGAAAGCCGAGGTCACCGGCGAGCCCGCCTCGCGCGACCGCAGCATCGGCATGCAGCTGCGCCGGCCGATGCGCGCGGGCACGCCGCTGCGTGCCGCCGACATGGTCAAGCCCGATTTGGTGGTGCGCGACCAGAGCGTCACCATCATCTACAAGGTGCCCGGCCTCTATCTCACCTCGCGCGGCAAAGCGATCGAGAGCGGCGCCGAGGGCGACACGGTGAGCGTGCTCAATGTGCAATCCAAGCGGACGCTGACCGGAACCGTCACCGGCCGCGGCCAGGTGACGATCGAGGGCGCGAGTCAATCCGCGCCGATGGCACCCGCAGTCGAGCAGACTTCCTCGCTCAAGCGGGACGAGGCGCCGGCCCCGGTCGACACCGCTGCCCTCCTTCGGAGCCTTGTGCAGGCTCCCGCCTCGCCGGCCCAGATCGCAGAAGCCCAGATCCCGCAAGCTCGCGCCTCGCAAGCTCAAGCCAAGTAA
- the flgH gene encoding flagellar basal body L-ring protein FlgH, translated as MSAFSSAYRLRRIAISALLLASCALGGCSSIDRLSQIGEQPKLSAIDNPTAQPGYKPVQMPMPKPEVASYNPNSLWRNGSRAFFKDQRARQVGDLLTVTVNITDKANIANETQRSRTNSEDSGITDFIGGKTLGVQAQKVLPGRILTADSSASSDGKGSVNRTEALQTNVAAVVTQVLPNGNLVVEGKQEIRVNYEIRELIVAGIVRPEDIQSDNTIDSTKIAQARIAYGGRGQIMDVQQPRYGQQVMDVLLPF; from the coding sequence ATGTCCGCTTTCAGTTCGGCTTACCGTCTTCGTCGCATCGCGATCTCCGCCCTGCTGCTGGCCTCTTGCGCGCTGGGCGGCTGTTCCTCGATCGACCGCCTGTCGCAGATCGGCGAGCAGCCGAAATTGTCCGCGATCGACAATCCGACGGCGCAGCCGGGCTACAAGCCGGTGCAGATGCCGATGCCGAAGCCGGAAGTCGCCTCCTACAATCCGAACTCGCTGTGGCGCAACGGCAGCCGCGCCTTCTTCAAGGACCAGCGCGCCCGCCAGGTCGGCGACCTCCTGACCGTGACCGTGAACATCACGGACAAGGCCAACATCGCCAACGAGACCCAGCGCAGCCGCACCAATTCGGAAGATTCCGGCATCACCGACTTCATCGGCGGGAAGACCCTCGGCGTGCAGGCGCAGAAGGTGCTGCCCGGCCGCATCCTCACCGCCGACTCCTCCGCCTCCAGCGACGGCAAGGGCTCGGTCAACCGCACGGAAGCCCTGCAGACCAACGTCGCCGCGGTCGTCACCCAGGTGCTGCCGAACGGCAATCTCGTGGTCGAAGGCAAGCAGGAGATCCGCGTCAACTACGAGATCCGCGAACTCATCGTCGCCGGCATCGTCCGCCCCGAAGACATCCAGAGCGACAACACCATCGATTCCACCAAGATCGCACAGGCCCGCATCGCCTATGGCGGCCGCGGCCAGATCATGGACGTGCAGCAGCCGCGCTACGGCCAGCAAGTGATGGACGTGCTGCTGCCCTTCTAA
- a CDS encoding 2-keto-4-pentenoate hydratase yields the protein MDRILEAAKAIALARRNHAPLAALERPPADEAEGYQVQRALHDLLLPHAGPLVGYKIGCTSQVMQDYIGIPHPCGGGVFQKGVHDTGAKLAAADYVRVGVECEIAVRLKRDLAAGEAPFTAEWVGEAVEAYHPAIEIVDDRYVKWETMGAPTLIADDFFAAGCVLAPSVPRSSVPDLKAVKGRAIVNGEEVSHGTGADVLGHPHNALAWLANHLAAEGKGLHAGQLVLTGSLVKTLWLKAGDKVRMELDGLGVVEAEFT from the coding sequence ATGGACAGGATTCTCGAAGCCGCAAAGGCGATCGCGCTGGCGCGCCGCAACCATGCGCCGCTTGCGGCGCTGGAGCGTCCGCCGGCCGATGAAGCAGAGGGCTATCAGGTTCAGCGCGCGCTGCACGATCTGCTGCTGCCGCATGCCGGTCCGCTGGTCGGCTACAAGATCGGCTGCACCAGCCAGGTGATGCAGGACTATATCGGCATCCCGCACCCTTGCGGCGGCGGCGTATTCCAGAAGGGCGTGCATGACACCGGCGCCAAGCTCGCGGCTGCCGACTATGTCCGGGTTGGCGTCGAATGCGAGATCGCGGTGCGCCTGAAGCGCGACCTCGCCGCCGGCGAGGCGCCGTTCACGGCCGAATGGGTCGGCGAAGCCGTCGAGGCCTATCATCCCGCGATCGAGATCGTCGACGATCGCTACGTGAAGTGGGAGACGATGGGGGCGCCGACGCTGATCGCCGACGATTTCTTCGCCGCCGGCTGCGTGCTGGCTCCGTCGGTTCCGCGCTCGTCGGTACCGGACCTGAAGGCGGTCAAGGGCCGCGCCATCGTCAACGGCGAGGAGGTCAGCCACGGCACCGGCGCCGACGTGCTCGGTCATCCCCACAACGCGCTCGCCTGGCTCGCCAACCATCTCGCCGCCGAAGGCAAGGGCCTTCACGCGGGACAGCTCGTGCTGACCGGCAGCCTGGTCAAGACGCTGTGGCTGAAGGCCGGCGACAAGGTGCGGATGGAACTGGACGGGCTGGGCGTGGTGGAGGCGGAGTTTACGTAG
- a CDS encoding SDR family oxidoreductase, with protein MSTVLVTGGSGFVGIHVVLQLLAAGHQVRTTVRRPDRQADVLAMLREGGAASPESLSFFTADLTADEGWREAVAGCDYVLHVASPLSTSVPKDENEMIIPARDGTLRVLRAARDAGVRRVVVTSSLGAIGYGHPPRERPFDESDWTNLGGADVQPYIKSKTLAERAAWDFIAQEGGGLELAVVNPAGIFGPVLGPDFSGSIEIVKSLLDGAMPAVPRVHFGVVDVRDVADLHLRAMISPDAKGERFIAVSGETMSILDIARVLRRELGPAARRVPRLQAPDWLVRLAANRIALLRAVVPMLGRVRHSTSAKARSVLGWQPRSNQEAILSTAESLIRLGLVKG; from the coding sequence ATGAGCACTGTTCTGGTGACCGGCGGGTCCGGCTTCGTCGGCATCCATGTCGTCCTGCAACTTCTCGCCGCCGGCCATCAGGTGCGGACCACGGTGCGCCGGCCGGACCGGCAGGCCGATGTGCTGGCGATGCTCCGCGAGGGCGGGGCGGCATCGCCCGAAAGCCTGTCCTTCTTCACCGCCGACCTCACCGCGGACGAGGGCTGGCGCGAGGCCGTCGCGGGATGCGACTACGTGCTCCATGTCGCCTCGCCGCTCTCGACCAGCGTTCCCAAGGACGAGAACGAGATGATCATCCCGGCCCGCGACGGCACGCTGAGGGTGCTGCGTGCCGCGCGCGACGCCGGCGTCAGGCGCGTGGTCGTCACGTCGTCGCTGGGGGCGATCGGCTACGGCCATCCGCCGCGCGAAAGACCGTTCGACGAGTCCGACTGGACCAATCTGGGCGGCGCCGACGTGCAGCCCTACATCAAGTCCAAGACGCTGGCTGAGCGGGCGGCCTGGGATTTCATTGCGCAGGAGGGCGGCGGGCTCGAATTGGCGGTGGTCAATCCCGCCGGCATCTTCGGTCCGGTGCTCGGGCCGGATTTCTCCGGCTCGATCGAGATCGTCAAATCGCTGCTCGACGGTGCCATGCCGGCAGTGCCACGGGTCCATTTCGGCGTGGTCGACGTGCGCGACGTCGCCGATCTGCATCTGCGGGCGATGATCTCGCCGGACGCGAAGGGCGAGCGTTTCATCGCGGTGTCCGGCGAGACGATGTCGATCCTCGACATCGCCAGGGTGCTGCGGCGGGAACTGGGGCCTGCGGCACGCCGGGTTCCGCGACTGCAGGCGCCGGACTGGCTGGTGCGGCTTGCCGCCAACCGGATTGCGCTGCTGCGTGCCGTCGTGCCGATGCTCGGCAGGGTGCGGCATTCCACCAGCGCCAAGGCGCGGTCCGTGCTCGGCTGGCAGCCCCGTTCCAACCAGGAGGCGATCCTCTCGACCGCCGAAAGCCTGATCCGGCTCGGTCTCGTCAAGGGCTGA
- a CDS encoding winged helix-turn-helix transcriptional regulator: MDFETSMENLTSTCDVDCDCSPGDCDCSPGDCDCSPDPAVLAEFKRAIHALGGKWKLEILFALMNGAVRFGALRRSIGGITQHMLTTQLRELQRDGLVSRTVLASRPLQIEYELTDAAYALLPAFKEILSWSRLYGDARLAVSQEA, translated from the coding sequence ATGGATTTCGAGACCAGTATGGAAAACCTGACCAGCACTTGCGACGTGGACTGCGATTGCAGCCCCGGGGACTGCGATTGCAGCCCCGGGGACTGCGATTGCAGCCCCGACCCTGCCGTGCTCGCCGAGTTCAAGCGGGCCATCCATGCCCTCGGCGGCAAGTGGAAGCTGGAGATCCTGTTCGCGCTGATGAACGGCGCGGTCCGCTTCGGCGCCTTGCGGCGATCGATCGGCGGCATCACCCAGCACATGCTGACCACGCAATTGCGCGAGCTGCAGCGGGACGGATTGGTGTCGCGCACCGTTCTCGCTTCGAGGCCGTTGCAGATCGAATACGAGCTGACCGATGCGGCCTACGCCCTGCTGCCGGCGTTTAAGGAAATATTGAGCTGGTCCAGGCTTTATGGGGATGCACGCCTCGCGGTGTCGCAAGAAGCCTGA
- the dksA gene encoding RNA polymerase-binding protein DksA yields MNDRQKEYFRLKLLAWKDEILKESKLTLQALQEENVNHPDLADRASSETDRAIELRARDRQRKLIAKIDAALQRIEDNTYGYCEDTGEPISLKRLEARPIATLSVEAQERHEKREKVYRDE; encoded by the coding sequence ATGAACGACCGGCAGAAGGAGTACTTCCGTTTGAAGCTCCTCGCCTGGAAGGATGAGATCCTCAAAGAGTCCAAGCTCACCCTGCAAGCCCTGCAGGAGGAGAACGTGAACCATCCCGATCTCGCCGATCGGGCATCGTCCGAAACCGACCGTGCCATCGAACTCCGTGCCCGCGACCGCCAGCGCAAGCTGATCGCCAAGATCGACGCCGCGCTCCAGCGTATCGAGGACAACACCTACGGCTATTGCGAGGACACCGGCGAGCCGATCTCGTTGAAGCGGCTCGAGGCCCGGCCCATCGCGACGCTCTCGGTGGAGGCGCAGGAGCGCCACGAGAAGCGCGAGAAGGTCTATCGCGACGAATAG
- a CDS encoding NAD(P)-dependent oxidoreductase, translated as MKIAVAGASGRAGSEITKELSHRGHAVTAIARNPENIAALPNVTPTRGDVLDRAGLAKLWAGHDVAVSSVHFLASDAQKLIGAAKDAKVGRYLVVGGAGSLEVAPGVKLVTTPNFPAQYKAEAEAGSAFLDLLRQEKELNWTFISPSALFVEGDRTGKFRLGTDQLLADANGKSWITFADYAIALADEIERPAHVKQRFTVGY; from the coding sequence CCGGGCCGGGTCGGAGATCACCAAGGAACTGTCCCACCGCGGCCATGCGGTCACTGCCATCGCCCGGAACCCCGAGAATATCGCGGCCCTGCCGAACGTCACCCCGACCAGGGGAGACGTGCTCGACCGGGCGGGCCTTGCCAAGCTGTGGGCCGGGCACGACGTCGCCGTGAGTTCCGTGCACTTCCTGGCCAGCGATGCGCAGAAGCTGATCGGCGCGGCGAAGGACGCCAAAGTTGGTCGTTACCTCGTCGTCGGCGGCGCCGGCAGCCTCGAGGTCGCTCCGGGCGTGAAACTGGTCACGACTCCCAATTTTCCGGCCCAATACAAGGCGGAAGCGGAGGCTGGCTCGGCTTTCCTCGACCTGCTGCGGCAGGAAAAGGAGCTGAACTGGACCTTCATTTCGCCCTCGGCCCTGTTCGTCGAGGGGGACCGCACCGGCAAGTTCCGGCTCGGGACCGATCAGCTTCTCGCAGATGCGAACGGCAAGAGCTGGATCACCTTCGCCGACTACGCCATTGCGCTGGCCGACGAGATCGAGCGCCCCGCCCACGTGAAGCAGCGCTTCACGGTCGGCTACTAG